In Falco rusticolus isolate bFalRus1 chromosome 7, bFalRus1.pri, whole genome shotgun sequence, the DNA window TGTACTAGAATGTAGCACAAGCTTTTTATACAGATTCACAGTGATAAATAGATACAAAGACATTCCCTTTGATCTATTCCAGATACTTATGAAGAATACAAAGTGCAGCTTTTTAATATTATACAGTCTCACTTAGAGGTGTTTCACCTTAGAAGTCTTGTACAtaaataacttcttttaaaacagaagtttccAAAGCATAACAAGCACTAAAATTGCTTAATCCAGACCGTTAGGACAGCATTGTTGGCACAGGCTCCTTTTAATGTCCATTTCCACCTTCTGAGAGTATGCGCGATGGCTCAGTGTACTTCGCTGTCAGTAAGTAGAAAAGGGCAGGTGCAGGTACCAAGGCAAGCAGTGGCAGGTCCTGCTCAAGCTTATCCAGTTTGGAAATGGAGATGATTCCATAGGCATGAAGTAACCAGTGACTGAAGAGGACGACAAGCCTTTTCTTCCTGACAAGAAGATCCTTGAAAGacttgcaaaataaacacagtaCCCTGTTAGCATTCAGCCTGTTACCTAGTGCCCGATGTTTAAGAGATGCTAGAGGTAGCACACAAAGACTATGAAGCCTCCTGGGTTTAAGCCTTTCCAGCACGTAACACAGTTTCTCAGTGCACTACAAGAGAGAAGTCTCGCAGGAGCTTCCTCCAGCTAGGAGAAATTGTAAAGGAAGGGGCTTAAATGCAGAATACACTGCTAAGAAAAGGCAAGAGACAAAGCGGTCTCTGCTCATTCAAGTATTTTATATTACAAGTTTGAACACAGGGAACATGTTTACCTACCTCCACTTCAGAAGCAGACATGTACACAGCCAGTGTAACCAAAGACAACACCAGTATGATGTATGGAAAGGCATAATCTAAAGGCAAACATCGAACACATTAGCAGGAAAAAGAATGCATGATACacatttcagcagtttttccACATATAACCATGTGTGTGAGGTAAACTAAGCTACTATAGCCCAGCTCTTATCATCCCAAACATGCACAGCAGTAAGGGTCACCCACGCACAGCTATTTAACACTTCTGTCTTAGGTTTTCAAACTTTTTCTAGGTGGAGTTACTGTACACTTAAATCACTTGAGGAAAGTAGTCAGGCTGAGTGGGAATTTGTGGCACTTGTCCCCTTCATGTGACAAATACGCTGGAACtaaacaaaaaccagcagatCTCCCCAAACCTGTACTTTAATCCATCTCTGAAATCAGGCAAACTCTACCTTAGCAGAAAGTAGAACAGACTCCCTCTGAAGTAATTTCCTCTCATCCCGCCTCTGTTCCCTTTCTGGGAAAGGGACAGTCTCTagcagcactggcagaggcAAAGCAGTGTTAGTCAGGAGCCTGGTTAGGACAGGGCTGCGAATGAGCAACCTTTTCAGGTGAGACCCCTCGCAATAACCTTAAACAATGTCCTTATTCTCAAAGCGAGTAACATGTCCCTTCCCTCCCGTAAGTCACGTATTAGTGTGTGCTTATAGGTATGTTTATTAGCATTGTTAGAACTCACAGAGCAGGCCTCCGCCAACAGCCTGAAGCACGGTGAGGATAGGGAAGAAGTAGAGTGCTgcataaatgcttttaaatcgATCAGACTTTCCTAAACCACAGGCAATTTTCTTAACCAGAAGAGGCCGAAGTAGCATCATTAACACAAGACAGAAGGCGTAATATATGAACACAATGGtgtacctgaaaaaaaaaaaggaaaaccaaaaaatccttaaaatttGCAGTTTTGCCCTGCAGACTCAATTCAGAACCAGGGAATTTGGGGTTATAGTCATCAAGTCTAAAGAATTTACAAAGGATGTAAACACAGAATGATGGGCTCAATTTTCCTAGAGGAAATGGTCAAGATGAAgcaatgggaggaaaaaaaaaaaaaaaaaaaaaggtcttatGCTTCACAGCTAAATAGCCTGGACTATGCCACCTTCTTTGGCGACTCAGAAAGTGATTAGGTGTTGCTAAGTGTTTCATGCATAAAACAACTCAATGCCTGAAAGACTTCAGGGGATTGATACTCATTGGTCCAAGTTATACCTGAACTGTTTTTGCAGCTTTGAGAAGAGGCACAGCCAGAAACGCACTTGTGCAAAAGGAAGGGGCAGACAGGAGTACGAAAGCCTTTACACTCACAGGGGGTAGACCGCTTCATGGGTGCAGTGCACTGTGGTGATGTAGTCAGGACTTGGGTTGTAAAGCATCGTGTACCAATCCGAAAGCTTCTTCACCTTGCAGGAGCGGATACGCAGAGAGCCGACAGGGTCGCTGACAAGCAGGGTAACAATTGCTGCAATGCTGCACTCAAACAAGGCGGTGACATGCTGCAACAACGCGCTGGAACTGTGGAAGGAGAGAGATTTACTACTATTTTGCTGACACTATAGGAAATCCAAATGCCCACTGAAAAGTGGAGAGCCATGCAGTACAGAACCTTTACAGAGTTAATAATCACTGTGACCAAGGTTATGACAACTCTGCTTgaataaaaagtatttgaagCTGAATGTGAAAACTCATTTACTATCTCAGATGGTGTAGTGTGTAAAATTTGATTGAACAACATCCCAGCTTCTTAAATGAAAGCTTGCTGTAGCATAAACATCCTGTCAGGTGAGGGACAACACCAC includes these proteins:
- the LOC119151573 gene encoding JNK1/MAPK8-associated membrane protein, yielding MFRSAVDIQPACLGLYCGRTVLSVNGSVETYGDCGVCPRGQRTDDNKICRECMGSPDRYDWLYLGFMAMLPLVLHWFFIEWYSGKKSSSALLQHVTALFECSIAAIVTLLVSDPVGSLRIRSCKVKKLSDWYTMLYNPSPDYITTVHCTHEAVYPLYTIVFIYYAFCLVLMMLLRPLLVKKIACGLGKSDRFKSIYAALYFFPILTVLQAVGGGLLYYAFPYIILVLSLVTLAVYMSASEVESFKDLLVRKKRLVVLFSHWLLHAYGIISISKLDKLEQDLPLLALVPAPALFYLLTAKYTEPSRILSEGGNGH